A portion of the Rhinolophus sinicus isolate RSC01 linkage group LG03, ASM3656204v1, whole genome shotgun sequence genome contains these proteins:
- the ZCWPW1 gene encoding zinc finger CW-type PWWP domain protein 1 isoform X1 gives MMTTLQSKEEYGKGPKKAFAPPTQKLHSLTPCSPNSPKEETLGISSPEAQARPNLPKAKLEKKKAKATTKNGPSSGQEKKVKAQDNKQAKKKKKEKSSLTNAEFEEIVQLVLQKSLQQSLETSCAKPLRCTQLDKEPGIASSTTDNDNADGERVIVPHILEISASQEDGIIPEIKTSKPGQPDPVPRKKKFNRLSLSKRKKEAKDEKMQKSQSGYEHRQKYQPKKMVQVHSQTIDQQKGEESGFVSFPVTGQCLVWVQCSFPNCGKWRRLRGNIDPSVLPENWSCNQNTDLDYNRCDIPEETWAGRESDVAYASYIPGSIIWAKQYGYPWWPGMVESDPDLGEYFLFASHLDSLPSKYHVTFFGETASRAWIPVNMLKNFQELSLELAGVRKYKNKDCSHKLGAALIMAQEAEQISIQERVNLFGFWSRYRGSDNSGERKGSMFSGANSSGSSVEKEEEESELEEEEEEEKDLTLSSPKPAKVQTKKPNARGIAAGRDGTPQRKPMKRSLVNEPAAAPVPVTGSKEVHGNSHPEQPGAKKKFKAPQNKVSVTSLSEEKEVRMVPKGLIPPAHHGTCAAVGKEGPGPQEPPPQEAGSFLPDDEASSDLDLEQLMEDIGKELEQSVEPQHRDDAEEFTFFEE, from the exons ATGATGACAACATTGCAGAGTAAAGAAG AATATGGGAAAGGACCAAAAAAAGCCTTTGCCCCACCTACACAAAAATTGCATAGCCTGACGCCCTGTAGCCCTAACTCACCCAAAGAGGAGACCCTGGGGATCAGTTCTCCAGAGGCACAAGCCAGGCCAAACCTGCCAAAGGCCAAGTTAGAGAAGAAGAAGGCAAAAGCAACCACAAAGAATGGTCCAAGCAGTGGCCAGGAGAAAAAAGTAAAGGCTCAAGATAACAAgcaagcaaagaagaaaaaaaag GAAAAATCAAGTCTTACCAATGCAGAATTTGAGGAGATTGTCCAGCTTGTGCTACAGAAGTCCCTCCAGCAGAGCTTGG AGACTTCCTGTGCCAAGCCCCTAAGATGTACCCAGTTAGACAAGGAACCAGGAATTGCTTCTTCTACTACTGATAATGATAATGCTGATGG agaGAGGGTAATAGTGCCTCATATTCTAGAGATTTCAGCCTCTCAAGAAGATGGCATAATCCCTGAGATAAAGACATCTAAGCCAGGCCAGCCAGATCCTGTACCACGCAAGAAGAAATTCAATAGACTTTCCTtaagtaaaagaaagaaggaagcta aagatgagaaaatgcaaaaatccCAAAGTGGATATGAGCACAGACAGAAATACCAACCAAAGAAAATGGTTCAGGTTCATTCTCAGACCATAGATCaacaaaagggagaagaaagtgGTTTTG TTTCTTTTCCTGTCACAGGTCAATGTCTAGTCTGGGTCCAATGTTCTTTCCCAAATTGTGGGAAATGGCGGCGACTCCGTGGGAACATTGATCCCTCAGTCCTTCCAGAGAATTGGTCCTGTAACCAGAATACAG ATTTGGATTATAATCGCTGTGATATCCCTGAGGAGACCTGGGCAGGGCGTGAGAGTGATGTGGCCTATGCCTCCTACATCCCAGGATCCATCATCTGGGCCAAGCAGTATGGTTACCCCTG GTGGCCAGGCATGGTAGAATCTGATCCTGACCTGGGGgagtattttctttttgcttctcatCTTGATTCCCTGCCG TCTAAGTACCACGTGACATTTTTTGGAGAAACAGCCTCTCGTGCTTGGATCCCAGTTAACATGCTAAAGAACTTCCAGGAGCTGTCTCTGGAGCTAGCTGGAGTG AGAAAGTACAAGAACAAGGACTGCAGCCACAAATTGGGGGCAGCCCTGATAATGGCTCAAGAAGCAGAACAGATCAGTATTCAG GAACGGGTTAACTTGTTTGGTTTCTGGAGCCGATACCGTGGATCTGACAatagtggggaaagaaaag GTTCAATGTTCTCTGGGGCTAACAGCTCAGGTTCCTCcgtggagaaagaagaggaagagtcagagttggaggaggaggaggaagaggaaaaa GACCTAACTTTGTCCAGTCCCAAGCCAGCCAAAGTTCAGACAAAAAAACCCAATGCAAGAG GCATAGCAGCTGGACGAGATGGGACCCCACAGAGGAAGCCCATGAAGAGATCTCTGGTAAATGAACCTGCAGCTGCTCCTGTACCCGTAACGGGGAGTAAGGAAGTGCACGGGAATTCACACCCTGAACAGCCAG GCgctaagaaaaaatttaaagctcCTCAGAACAAGGTCTCAGTAACAAGCTTGTCTGAGGAAAAAGAGGTTAGAATGGTGCCAAAGGGCCTGATTCCACCAGCTCATCATGGGACCTGTGCTGCggtggggaaggaagggcctGGACCCCAGGAGCCACCGCCTCAGGAGGCTGGAAGCTTCCTCCCTGACGATGAAGCCTCCAGTGACCTGGACCTGGAGCAACTCATGGAAGATATTGGAAAAGAATTGGAGCAGAGTGTGGAGCCGCAGCATAGAGATGACGCAGAGGAGTTCACCTTCTTTGAGGAGTAG
- the ZCWPW1 gene encoding zinc finger CW-type PWWP domain protein 1 isoform X2, producing MMTTLQSKEEYGKGPKKAFAPPTQKLHSLTPCSPNSPKEETLGISSPEAQARPNLPKAKLEKKKAKATTKNGPSSGQEKKVKAQDNKQAKKKKKEKSSLTNAEFEEIVQLVLQKSLQQSLETSCAKPLRCTQLDKEPGIASSTTDNDNADGERVIVPHILEISASQEDGIIPEIKTSKPGQPDPVPRKKKFNRLSLSKRKKEAKDEKMQKSQSGYEHRQKYQPKKMVQVHSQTIDQQKGEESGFGQCLVWVQCSFPNCGKWRRLRGNIDPSVLPENWSCNQNTDLDYNRCDIPEETWAGRESDVAYASYIPGSIIWAKQYGYPWWPGMVESDPDLGEYFLFASHLDSLPSKYHVTFFGETASRAWIPVNMLKNFQELSLELAGVRKYKNKDCSHKLGAALIMAQEAEQISIQERVNLFGFWSRYRGSDNSGERKGSMFSGANSSGSSVEKEEEESELEEEEEEEKDLTLSSPKPAKVQTKKPNARGIAAGRDGTPQRKPMKRSLVNEPAAAPVPVTGSKEVHGNSHPEQPGAKKKFKAPQNKVSVTSLSEEKEVRMVPKGLIPPAHHGTCAAVGKEGPGPQEPPPQEAGSFLPDDEASSDLDLEQLMEDIGKELEQSVEPQHRDDAEEFTFFEE from the exons ATGATGACAACATTGCAGAGTAAAGAAG AATATGGGAAAGGACCAAAAAAAGCCTTTGCCCCACCTACACAAAAATTGCATAGCCTGACGCCCTGTAGCCCTAACTCACCCAAAGAGGAGACCCTGGGGATCAGTTCTCCAGAGGCACAAGCCAGGCCAAACCTGCCAAAGGCCAAGTTAGAGAAGAAGAAGGCAAAAGCAACCACAAAGAATGGTCCAAGCAGTGGCCAGGAGAAAAAAGTAAAGGCTCAAGATAACAAgcaagcaaagaagaaaaaaaag GAAAAATCAAGTCTTACCAATGCAGAATTTGAGGAGATTGTCCAGCTTGTGCTACAGAAGTCCCTCCAGCAGAGCTTGG AGACTTCCTGTGCCAAGCCCCTAAGATGTACCCAGTTAGACAAGGAACCAGGAATTGCTTCTTCTACTACTGATAATGATAATGCTGATGG agaGAGGGTAATAGTGCCTCATATTCTAGAGATTTCAGCCTCTCAAGAAGATGGCATAATCCCTGAGATAAAGACATCTAAGCCAGGCCAGCCAGATCCTGTACCACGCAAGAAGAAATTCAATAGACTTTCCTtaagtaaaagaaagaaggaagcta aagatgagaaaatgcaaaaatccCAAAGTGGATATGAGCACAGACAGAAATACCAACCAAAGAAAATGGTTCAGGTTCATTCTCAGACCATAGATCaacaaaagggagaagaaagtgGTTTTG GTCAATGTCTAGTCTGGGTCCAATGTTCTTTCCCAAATTGTGGGAAATGGCGGCGACTCCGTGGGAACATTGATCCCTCAGTCCTTCCAGAGAATTGGTCCTGTAACCAGAATACAG ATTTGGATTATAATCGCTGTGATATCCCTGAGGAGACCTGGGCAGGGCGTGAGAGTGATGTGGCCTATGCCTCCTACATCCCAGGATCCATCATCTGGGCCAAGCAGTATGGTTACCCCTG GTGGCCAGGCATGGTAGAATCTGATCCTGACCTGGGGgagtattttctttttgcttctcatCTTGATTCCCTGCCG TCTAAGTACCACGTGACATTTTTTGGAGAAACAGCCTCTCGTGCTTGGATCCCAGTTAACATGCTAAAGAACTTCCAGGAGCTGTCTCTGGAGCTAGCTGGAGTG AGAAAGTACAAGAACAAGGACTGCAGCCACAAATTGGGGGCAGCCCTGATAATGGCTCAAGAAGCAGAACAGATCAGTATTCAG GAACGGGTTAACTTGTTTGGTTTCTGGAGCCGATACCGTGGATCTGACAatagtggggaaagaaaag GTTCAATGTTCTCTGGGGCTAACAGCTCAGGTTCCTCcgtggagaaagaagaggaagagtcagagttggaggaggaggaggaagaggaaaaa GACCTAACTTTGTCCAGTCCCAAGCCAGCCAAAGTTCAGACAAAAAAACCCAATGCAAGAG GCATAGCAGCTGGACGAGATGGGACCCCACAGAGGAAGCCCATGAAGAGATCTCTGGTAAATGAACCTGCAGCTGCTCCTGTACCCGTAACGGGGAGTAAGGAAGTGCACGGGAATTCACACCCTGAACAGCCAG GCgctaagaaaaaatttaaagctcCTCAGAACAAGGTCTCAGTAACAAGCTTGTCTGAGGAAAAAGAGGTTAGAATGGTGCCAAAGGGCCTGATTCCACCAGCTCATCATGGGACCTGTGCTGCggtggggaaggaagggcctGGACCCCAGGAGCCACCGCCTCAGGAGGCTGGAAGCTTCCTCCCTGACGATGAAGCCTCCAGTGACCTGGACCTGGAGCAACTCATGGAAGATATTGGAAAAGAATTGGAGCAGAGTGTGGAGCCGCAGCATAGAGATGACGCAGAGGAGTTCACCTTCTTTGAGGAGTAG
- the MEPCE gene encoding 7SK snRNA methylphosphate capping enzyme: MIEMAAEKEPFLVPAPPPPLKEESGGGGGPSVQPHREAASGELRGRTQHGPGLRAQSAGAPASGAGTEGPGATSTPRGGQSQQQRGGGPQAHGEARLSDPHGRAAPPDVGEERRGGGGTELGPPAPPRPRNGYQPHRPPGGGGGKRRNSCNVGGGGGFKHPAFKRRRRVNSDCDSVLPSNFLLGGNIFDPLNLNSLLDEEVSRALNAETPKSSPLPAKGRDPVEILIPKDITDPLSLNTCTDEAQVVLASPLKTGRKRHRHRGQHHQQQQATTGGNDSHSLLPTAPLTPSLHGEGTTQQQRHRGQNRDAPQPYELNTAINCRDEVVSPLPSALQGPSGSLSTPPAASVTSAPSSSSSRHRKRRRTSSKSEAGARGGGQGPKEKGRGSGGSRHHLHPLPATGFKKQQRKFQYGNYSKYYGYRNPSCEDGRLRVLKPEWFRGRDVLDLGCNVGHLTLSIACKWGPSRMVGLDIDPRLIHSARQNIRHYLSEELRLPPQPSEGDPGAESEEGTTTVQKRSCFPASLTASRGPIAAPQVPLDGADTSVFPNNVVFVTGNYVPNRDELVEAQTPEYDVVLCLSLTKWVHLNWGDEGLKRMFRRIYRHLRPGGILVLEPQPWSSYGKRKTLTETIYKNYYRIQLKPEQFSSYLTSPEVGFSSYELVVTPHNTSKGFQRPVYLFHKARSPSH; the protein is encoded by the exons ATGATCGAGATGGCGGCAGAGAAGGAGCCGTTTCTGGTGCCGGCCCCGCCACCGCCGCTCAAAGAGGAGTCTGGCGGAGGGGGCGGCCCCTCGGTGCAACCGCACCGAGAGGCTGCCTCCGGGGAGCTCCGAGGCAGGACGCAGCACGGGCCGGGCCTGCGCGCACAGTCAGCCGGGGCCCCGGCTTCTGGGGCCGGCACGGAGGGCCCCGGTGCTACATCCACCCCTCGGGGAGGCCAGTCGCAGCAGCAAAGAGGGGGCGGCCCCCAGGCGCACGGGGAGGCCCGCTTGTCGGATCCCCACGGGCGAGCCGCTCCCCCGGACGTGGGGGAGGAGCGACGGGGAGGGGGCGGAACAGAACTGGGCCCCCCTGCCCCGCCCCGACCCCGTAATGGCTATCAACCCCACCGGCCCCCTGGGGGAGGTGGAGGCAAGAGGAGAAATAGCTGCAATGTAGGAGGTGGTGGAGGCTTCAAACATCCGGCCTTCAAGAGGCGCAGGCGGGTTAATTCGGACTGTGACTCTGTGTTACCCTCCAACTTCCTCCTGGGGGGCAATATCTTTGATCCACTGAACCTGAATAGTCTCCTGGATGAGGAAGTGAGCCGCGCACTCAATGCAGAGACCCCTAAGTCATCCCCACTTCCAGCCAAGGGGCGAGATCCAGTGGAGATTCTCATCCCCAAAGATATTACTGACCCGCTCAGTCTCAATACTTGCACTGATGAGGCCCAAGTAGTTCTTGCTTCACCACTCAAGACTGGTCGGAAACGGCATAGACACCGGGGacagcaccaccagcagcagcaggcaACAACTGGAGGGAACGATAGCCACTCCTTGCTGCCCAcagcccccctcaccccctcacTCCATGGGGAGGGCACCACACAGCAGCAGCGGCACAGGGGCCAGAATCGGGATGCCCCCCAGCCCTATGAACTCAACACAGCTATCAACTGCAGGGATGAGGTCGTGTCTCCCCTTCCATCTGCCCTACAGGGTCCCTCAGGCTCCCTTTCAACCCCTCCAGCTGCCTCAGTTACCTCTGCACCCTCGTCTTCCTCCTCACGACATCGAAAACGTCGCAGGACTTCCAGCAAGTCAGAGGCAGGGGCTAGGGGTGGAGGCCAGGGTCCCAAGGAAAAGGGCCGAGGGAGTGGGGGAAGCCGCCACCACCTCCACCCACTACCTGCAACAGGCTTTAAAAAGCAACAGCGCAAGTTTCAGTATGGGAATTATTCCAAGTACTATGGGTACCGCAATCCTTCCTGTGAGGATGGGCGCCTTCGGGTGTTGAAGCCTGAGTGGTTTCGGGGTCGGGACGTCCTAGATCTGGGCTGCAATGTGGGCCATCTGACCCTGAGCATTGCCTGTAAATGGGGCCCATCCCGCATGGTGGGCCTAGATATCGATCCCCGGCTCATCCACTCGGCCCGCCAAAACATCCGACACTACCTGTCTGAGGAGCTGCGTCTGCCACCCCAGCCTTCTGAGGGGGACCCAGGGGCAGAGAGTGAAGAAGGGACTACAACAGTCCAAAAGAGAAGCTGCTTCCCGGCCTCACTGACAGCCAGCAGGGGTCCCATCGCTGCACCCCAAGTGCCCTTGGATGGAGCAGACACATCAGTCTTCCCCAACAATGTTGTCTTCGTCACG GGTAATTATGTGCCGAATCGAGATGAGCTGGTGGAGGCCCAAACACCTGAGTATGACGTGGTGCTCTGCCTCAGCCTCACCAAGTGGGTGCATCTGAACTGGGGAGACGAGGGACTGAAGCGCATGTTTCGTCGGATCTACCGGCATCTACGCCCTGGGGGCATTCTGGTCCTGGAACCTCAACCTTGGTCATCTTATGGCAAGAGAAAGACTCTCACG GAAACAATCTACAAGAACTACTACCGAATCCAGCTGAAGCCAGAGCAGTTCAGTTCCTACCTTACATCCCCAGAGGTGGGGTTCTCCAGCTATGAGCTTGTGGTCACACCCCATAACACCTCCAAAG GCTTCCAGCGTCCTGTGTACCTGTTCCACAAGGCCCGTTCCCCCAGCCACTAA
- the PPP1R35 gene encoding protein phosphatase 1 regulatory subunit 35 produces the protein MMGCEESELELVEGEEAMAAPGSPPEPRAPEPGAPVPEPGLDLSLSPSPRSESPKRLNCSPGRRKGRAERRGGARKGRQVRFRLAPPSPVRSELLPAVAAPIEKPAALQDLGAPAPQSSLALSLELQAARAAAAGQFDATKAVEEQLRKSFQTRCGLEESVAEGLNVPRSRLLFRDLVSLQVPEEQVLNAALKEKLALLPPQARAPPPKEPPGPGPDMTILCDPETLFYESPHLTLDGLPPLRLQLRPRPSEDTFLMHRILKRWEA, from the exons ATGATGGGCTGTGAAGAGTCAGAGCTGGAGTTGGTGGAAGGGGAAGAGGCCATGGCGGCCCCGGGGTCTCCCCCAGAACCCCGCGCCCCGGAGCCCGGAGCCCCAGTGCCCGAACCCGGCCTGGACCTGAGCCTAAGCCCGAGCCCGCGGTCGGAGAGCCCCAAGCGGCTGAACTGCAGCCCGGGGCGGCGGAAGGGGCGGGCGGAGCGGCGGGGCGGGGCCCGCAAGGGGCGGCAG GTCCGCTTCCGCCTGGCGCCACCCTCCCCTGTCCGGTCCGAACTGCTGCCGGCCGTCGCTGCACCAATCGAGAAGCCCGCAGCTCTGCAGGACCTGGGGGCTCCCGCGCCGCAGAGCAGCCTGGCCCTGAGCCTTGAGTTGCAGGCCGCGCGGGCCGCAGCCGCGGGTCAATTCGATGCCACAAAGGCCGTGGAGGAACAGCTGAGAAAGTCGTTCCAGACCCGCTGCGGCCTGGAGGAGAGCGTGGCTGAGG GGCTGAACGTGCCGCGCAGCAGGCTGCTCTTCCGGGACCTGGTGAGCCTGCAGGTACCCGAGGAACAAGTTCTGAACGCGGCGCTGAAGGAGAAATTGGCGCTTCTGCCGCCGCAGGCCCGAGCCCCGCCCCCAAAG GAGCCACCTGGGCCAGGGCCAGACATGACCATCCTGTGTGACccagaaacattattttatgaaTCTCCACACCTAACTCTGGACGGTCTGCCCCCTCTCCGGCTCCAACTCCGGCCCCGCCCTTCAGAGGATACCTTCCTCATGCATCGGATACTAAAGCGATGGGAAGCTTAG